CTATGATTTCCTGTATGAGCGGATCCTGCTTCATGGAGAGGTCTCCTTTTCGATCGTGTTCTCTTTTTATCAGTATACCAAGGAAACGACGTTCCATAAAGTTTCCACGAAACCATATTGACTTATCTTAGCGGCTGTTGGTAATATTGTTTCCAAGAAACCATTTTGGATTTTACAGGAGATGATCATGATGAATCATCGCACCATCGCCCAGGCATTACGCGCTGGAGGTCCTGAAGTGATAGAAGTCAACCGGGAAGATCTCGCTCCCCTCCAAAAGGGAGAGGTGCTCGTCCGGGTCAAAGCAGCTGGTCTTAATCATGTTGATTCGCTGGTTCGGTCCGGTTCCTATTCCTTTCAATTCCCGTTTCCGTACGGAGTAGGTGTGGAAGGCGCTGGAGTTATCGAGGATGTTGGAGCGAATGTGAGCTTGCAAGCGGGCTACCGCGTATGCTGGACAGGAGTGTTTGGTTCTTGCGCAAATTACGTCATCGCAAACGCCGACATGCTGACAGCTCTCCCGGACGAATTGAGCTTTGAAGTCGGTGCCAGCCTTGCTCATGCAGGCTTGACCGCTGGGGGTCTCGCGCGTCACTGGCCACTGCAAAAAGGATCTTATGCAGTAGTATGGGGTGCTGCTGGGGCTGTCGGGCGACTTCTTGTCGCATTTCTGGCTGAGCACGGGGTACATGTCATCGGGATTGCCAGCGGGCATCGAGTTGACGTGGTCCTCGCCTCCGGAGCTGTTCATGCCATTGATCGGACGTCAAGGGACGTCAAACAGGCTGTCCTTGCGTTTACCAACCAGCAAAAGGTAGCAGCCGTATTTGATCCTGTCGGTGCCGAGACGTTTCAAACAAACCTGGAACTGATCGCTCCACGTGGGTGCCTGATTAATTACGGGCAATTGTCCGGTTCATTGCCTACCATCGACCTGAAGCAACTCATGATGACTGGTTCCATCTTCGTAACCAAATACGGTCCTGGCGGAGTAAGCGGAGCCACGGAGATGAGAACGATGATTGGTGCAGCCCTCTCTCTCGCTTCGAGTCGTCCCGTGTTGATTGGCAGCTCCAGACGCTTCCCTCTCACACGTACTGCTGACGCCTACCGTGCGATGGATTCCGGTGTGACTGACAAAGTACTGGTCCTCCCCGACGAACCGGTCCACTAGCGCCTCCTGATCCATCGACCTCACCAAAAACAGCCGAGGCCTCCTGTAGTTTCAGGAGACATCGGCTTTCTTTTTCTACACTGACAGGACTTCTTCTACAACATCGGAGTGATCGTCGGCCCCAAATCCTTTGGAACGAAGTTCGGAATAGACAGGACCGGCAATTCCATGATATTGCGCTGCTTGCCCGTCCCATAGTAGTCCTCTTCCTTTTGGGCGAGGGTAAAGCCAAAAGCCTCTAATGCGCGAATGGATTTGATATTCGATTCGCTGACGGTTACCAGTACCTGCTGGAGCGTGGATATCTGGCGCAGGGCTTGCAACCTAGCCTCAATCAGTTTTTTGCCGATTCCTTTGCCCTGATACTCTTGGTGCACGTTGCTGAAAAGCAGCCATCCCGTCGTTTGATACATATCGATTCCCGCACAGCCAAAGCCGATCAACTGACCATCATGAGTCGCCTTGAAGATCAGGTCGGGAAAAAGCTCGATGTACTTCTTCAATTCGTGCAAGTTCATTCGGTCCGGCAGCGTCAAATCCGCAAGCTGAATCATCTCCGAAAAATCGTCCCGTCTTGCCTGTTCAATTCGTACGTCCATCCTCCCACGCCTCCTTCCATCTTCTGTATGACATAACTGTACCAAAGGCATGTTAAGACAGAATGGATGCAATGTGGAAGCTATGTAAAATCATTGAAAAAGCCGACAATTCCTTTCATTCGGAACCGCCGGCTTGGGAAGAACTTCTGTTATGTTGTCTGGATGATGCTGCTTACTTTTTAACCGAAGGCATGACACCTTCAGGGATCGGATTCACGTAAGTAGAATTACCCAAGCGTTGTTTCAACTCAGCTTTGGCTTGGTCGATCATCTCTGGATTTTTCAACATGTCTATTGCTGTAGAAGCCATGACTTTACCCGCGTGCAGCATTCCTTTGTGTGCCATAGAGGTCGCACCGAGCGTTACCCATTGCCAGGAGTGGAGCGACGAGCCGTTGATAAAGCAAGCCATTGTACATTGAGCAGTTGGTGTGATCCAGCTTACGTCACCAACGTCCGTGGAACCGTTTAATGGTCTCAGTTCCCCCGTGTACGAATTGAGCCAGGTCACCATATCGGCATCAGGGCCACCTGGTGACTGAACTTCAGAGGTACGCAGCTCTTGTTCACTCAGCGTTGCTCGTACGGCCTTTGCCAATTGAAGCTCCTGCTCATCGTGAACGGGAACACCGAGTTCTTGGAAGTTGCGGTACATTACTTGCTCCAGGGTCTCGTTTTGTACAAGGTTGGAACACGCTTTGTCAAACACGATTTCCACTTCGGTTTCGGTCATGAGGGCAGCACCTTGGGCGATTTTGCAGACACGTTCGTAGATCTCTTGCACTTGAGCCACGATCGGTGCACGCACCAGGTAGAGCACTTCAGCATACGGCTGCACGACATTCGGGGAAAGGCCGCCTGAATTGGTGATCGCATAGTGCACGCGCGCTTCAGGAATAATGTGCTCACGCAGGTAGTTCACACCGACGTTCATCAGTTCCACTGCGTCCAGGGCGCTACGTCCGAGATGGGGACTAGCTGCTGCGTGGGAGCTTTTGCCTCTGAACTTGAAGTATACCTGATAGTTGGCCAGAGAATTCATCGCCATGATGCTGTTGTAACCCATTGGGTGCCAGCAAAGGGCAAAATCCACGTCGTCAAACAATCCTGCTCGTGCCATGAAGGTCTTGCCGGATCCGCCTTCTTCACCTGGGCATCCGTAGTAGCGAACCGTACCAGTTAGATTATTTTCTTCCATGTATTGCTTGACGGCAACCGCTGCTGCCAGAGAAGCGGTACCGAGCAGATTGTGCCCGCAACCGTGTCCGTTCGCTCCTGGCACCTCTGCTTCTTGTTTCGCTTGCCCTTTCTTTTGGCTCATGCCGGAGAGGGCATCAAATTCTCCCAAGATCGCCACAACTGGGCTGCCACTTCCGAAGCTTCCGATAAAAGCCGTCTTGATTCCGCCGACGCCTCTCTCTACGGTAAACCCTTCGCTCTCCAGGGTGCTCGCGAGCAGTTCTGCCGACTGATATTCTTCAAAACGCGTCTCCGCAAATTCCCAGATGCGGTCGGCTACTTTGATAAACGACTCTCTTTTGCTTTCGATCATGTCTGCAATCCGTTGTGTATGCATGTAGAAACATCCTCTCTATTTGCTGTAAGGTTTGGCGAGTGCGACTAATAGAAGGGTTTCTTAAGTAAGAAGCCGTCTTGCAATGCGATTCAACAGCTCGACAGTGCGCGGAAGAATTTCTTCCTGAATGTCGAACTTCGGATGGTGGTGAGGGGCAGGAATGTCTGTCCCAATGGACATGTAGGTTCCTTTGCCGCCGAGATCCTGAACACGCTTGATCAGGAAGCTCGCATCCTCGCTGCCCATCGCGTTGTATTCGCCTTTTTTAAAGGAGTGGAACCCTTCAACATGTCTGGCCTCACCCAGTGCGAGATCCGCCATATCATCATCGTAGTTGATCGGGATGGCGCCGCCGATCACCTCGATTTCATGGTCCAGCTCGTGCATGGCCGCAGCACTTGCGATTATGTTGCGTACCCGTTTTTCCACCTCTGCATTGACTTCTTCTGACTCCGAGCGAGTCTCGACGATCATCTTCGCATAGGCAGGAATGATATTTGCCGCTGTTCCGCCTTCGAGCACACCGACGTTTACACGAGTAGCTGCTGTGCTAAAACGCGTAATCGCATGAATGTTCAATAAGGCAGTCGCCGCTCCCAAGAGTGCATTTTTCCCGTGCTCAGGAGATGCTCCTGCATGAGAGGAAACTCCGTGGAAGTGTGCCAGCAATTTCGTGGTCGCCAGCAGGCCGTGGGATCCGCCGTGTACTTCACCCAATGGCACATTGACGCCCAAATGGTGGCAGAAGATGTAGTCGACGTCGTCCACGATCCCTTTCTGAACGATGGAATAGGCACCGCGCACGCCTTCTTCTGCCGGTTGGAAAATCAATTTGACTGTACCGGAAAAATCGCCATCCGCGAGCTTTTCCGCCAGCCCCAGACCAATGGTGGTATGACCGTCATGCGCACAAGCGTGCATGTTTCCCTCATACTGTGAGCGGAATCCGTTCGCCTGCGGGAAATGATCCGCGTCTTTGCTCTCTAGTACAGGCAAAGCATCCATATCGAAGCGGAAAGCAACGGTAGGTCCATCCGCTTTCCCTTTTTTCACACCGATTACAGCCGTGTAGCCGCCACGCATTTTTTCAGCAATGGCAGGGTTCGCGCCATCTCGCAACGCTCGTTCGTAAGCTTCTTCCAACACTCCCTGCGCTGGCAGGCCTCTTCGAGAAGGCCCGTCCAACGCTTCTTGTCCATAAATCACTTCATAGCCCAGGGAAGTCAGAATCTCCACCACTTTTGTAGCTGTGCGAAATTCCGTAAAACCAACTTCCGGATGCATGTGAAAATCTCTTCGTAACGAAACCAGATCCAACATCACTCATACCTCCTGTTATCTCTGGGGCATTCTCAAGCTTACAAATGTGGATATACCCCAGGACCGATTGGCAAACCTACGAAATACCATACGATCAGCATTAATGTCCAAAGAATAAAAATCGCAATCGGATACGGCAGAATCAAGGAATAGTAGGTTCCCAGCTTGGCATCCTTTTTGTACTCCTGCAAGAAGCCCAGGAATAGCGGGATGAACGGCGACACGATCGCGAACGGAATCACGGACGAGTCAGCAATCCGGAATGCGATTTGCGCGAATGCCGGATGGAAACCAAGTGCCATAAACATTGGAATGAACACGGGTGCCAAGAGAGACCAGATCGCAGAACCACTGGCAATAAACATGCAGAGGAACGCGGACAGGAACATCAAGCCGATAAAGACGGGTGCTCCGGTCATGTTCATTTTTTCTAGAACATCCGTAATGGACAGGGCGAGGAAGCTACCCATGTTACTCCAGTTAAACATCGCAACGAATTGCGAAAGTGGGAAAACCATGACGATGAAACCAGCCATACCTTTGATCGGATCCGTCAGCAAAGCAGGAATATCGTTTTGTTTTTTGATCATGCCTACTCGGATACCATACGTGATTGCTACCGTGAAGAAGAACAGCAAGATGACTGGCACAATTCCTGAAATGAATGGAGAAGGAACGATAGTGCCCAGTTTTGGATCGCGGAGCAGACCATTTGCTGGCACAACCAGTACGGCGATGACAGCTAGGAATGCCAATGCAGCGATACCTGCTGCACGCAATCCTTTCTTTTGAATATCGGACAAATCTTCCAGCTTCTGTCCTTTTTCACCTTTGTAAACACCCAGTTTTGGCTCGACGAACTTGTCTGTGATGAAACCGATGATCGCGGACAGCAAAATGACGGAAGCGGACATGAAGAACCAGTTGTCCAATACGCTGACGGTTACATTCGGATCAACGGATTTGGAAATCTCCGAGCTGATACCGGAGAGCAAGACGTCCGTGGTCACGATCAGCATGTTGGCGGTAAAACCTGAACCAACACCGGCGATCGCTGCCAACAGACCTGCTACTGGGTGACGACCTACAGCAAGGAAAATCAATGCTCCCAGTGGAGGCATGATAACGAAAGCAGCATCAGATGAAACATGGCTAAAGAAGGCGATAAACGCTACCAGATAGCTGGCATACCGAGCACTGACGCGCAACGACATTTTGCGAATGACGGCTTCTAGAAGTCCGACTTTCTCAGCAAGCCCTACCCCTAACATCAAGGTCAAAATGGAGCCAAGTGGTAAGAAGCTTGAGAAGTTTTTGATGATATTGGGCAACAGCCATTGAAGTCCCTCTTGGCTGAGCAAGTTTTTCACTGCTAACTGTTCATTTTTAATTGGGTCCATCGCAGTCACATGAAAAAAGGACAAAAGCGCGGTAACAACCATTAAAATGGCAATCAGATAAAGGAACAGCATAAATGGATTTGGCAGCTTGTTCCCAACCCGCTCGACCCATTTCAAAAGGCCAACTCCATCTGAATGTTGCTCATGTCGGTTCGTCTTTACTGGTTGTGCACTCATAGAGCAATCCCCCTTGGGCCGTTTCTTAATTTCTTTCTCTTGCATAATGCTTAGTGAGTGAGTGATCAGTCTTCCTCCACGAAAAAATGAAAGCCCTTTCAATTTCGCTTCAGAAAATAGTAAGCATGTTACTCCTTTCGTAATTTCCGGCTGATTCGTCATTATACGAATATAAAGAGACAATTTCGTTTAATTAAATTATATAGCGTGCTTTAATTTTTTTCAACACAATTGTTAGACTTCTTGCAAAATACAAAAGCTTCCATTTACAGTTTGATTTAAGAAAATCGCGATAATCAATCTATTTTGGAGGAAGAGAAAAAAGGAGAAAACACTCCAGCTTCGTAGGAACACCTGCAGGGGGTCAACCCTGTCCATGTAGGGTGTAGGCCGGAGCGCAGATCGGAAGCCTGCTTCTCCCACCTCACCTAAGTTGATTTATACAAAAAAACACCCGATACAATCGAGTGTTTCCTCACTTTTTCAGCGTATACATTTTCTTTGGTCTGCCTCGCATGGCTTGCTGTTCTTCGCCTTTTAATTCAGCCAATCCAAATTCGCAGAGACTTCCCATAATTCTCTGGGCATTGCGCACAGTCATGGATAAATAGGATGCAATGTCTGTCGTCGTAAACATATTCCAGCCCATCCGCTGCACCAACGCTTCGATCTTATGGTACGTTTTGACGCTGACATTGGCCTTGTTCAATTTGTCCAGCAGCTCTTTGTCGTTTGAGCGATACGAATAAGACAGTTGCTCGGTTTCTCCCGCTGATTCCATGATGACTCCATCATCCTGCACGATGACAATCCCGAAATCTGGTCTTTCCTTTGCATGTTGTATCGCTTTTCGCGCGTTGTTTTCAGCCGAAAATGCTGTCTCTCCAAAACCTACACCGACTGCTACCGGAACATCGGCTTCCATAGATAGCTGCTGGACTGTGGTCCGGAGCATCTCGATTTCCCGTTGGATGGCGCCACGGGTACTAAAGATCTGATAGCGGCCATTTCCATTGGCCAAGAGCGACCCGTCTAGCTTCTCGCACAGGAGTAGCAGGATCTGCCGAACTTTCAGCTCCAAATGCTGCAAGTGAAATCTCGTTTTTGCCCGTTCCGCGATTTTGTCCATCTGCTCCAACTCGATGATTTCCACGCCGATCTGAGTATCCTTGAAATACGAGCTTTTTGCTTTTTCAATGACCATTTTCATGGCTTGTCTAATTTCCATCTTGGTCATCAAGACCCGATATACTGGGATGCCCTCCTTTTGCAAAGCGCGTTCCACTGAAAAGAGTGTGGTAAAGGCTCCTTGCGTCTTCCCTTCTCTCCAGAGGTCCAGATGAAATTGCGTAATTTTCTGGGCGTCGTAATTCTCGTCGTACGTCAGCACATGCCTGTCCTCTTCCGGAATATCCAGCTCATACAACGATTCGTGCAAATACTCTCCTTCCGATTTGATCATGTCGACTGACACCCGTTTTACGACCTCATCATGGTCGATCGACATCTGGATAAAGCACCGATACAGATTCGATCCGGTAGGCGGACAATAGACGATGTTCGCATCCGGGCTAAGCACATTTTTTGCAATCGTAAACGGAATCGGCCCTGAAAAAAACCATCCATTGAATTCCCAGTCGCGCTCCGAGACAATGCTGCTCACGACCTTTGCATCCTCGTACGCAATCGGGACAAATTCAATGCCGTGCTCAAACTCATTGGCGACAGCCAAAATCCGCTCTACTGAGGGGAGCGGGCCCACCACACCTATTTTATACATAGTTCCGATTAGCTCCTGATTCTTTGTATGAGATATGTAACTTCTACTAT
This is a stretch of genomic DNA from Brevibacillus choshinensis. It encodes these proteins:
- a CDS encoding zinc-binding dehydrogenase encodes the protein MMNHRTIAQALRAGGPEVIEVNREDLAPLQKGEVLVRVKAAGLNHVDSLVRSGSYSFQFPFPYGVGVEGAGVIEDVGANVSLQAGYRVCWTGVFGSCANYVIANADMLTALPDELSFEVGASLAHAGLTAGGLARHWPLQKGSYAVVWGAAGAVGRLLVAFLAEHGVHVIGIASGHRVDVVLASGAVHAIDRTSRDVKQAVLAFTNQQKVAAVFDPVGAETFQTNLELIAPRGCLINYGQLSGSLPTIDLKQLMMTGSIFVTKYGPGGVSGATEMRTMIGAALSLASSRPVLIGSSRRFPLTRTADAYRAMDSGVTDKVLVLPDEPVH
- a CDS encoding GNAT family N-acetyltransferase yields the protein MDVRIEQARRDDFSEMIQLADLTLPDRMNLHELKKYIELFPDLIFKATHDGQLIGFGCAGIDMYQTTGWLLFSNVHQEYQGKGIGKKLIEARLQALRQISTLQQVLVTVSESNIKSIRALEAFGFTLAQKEEDYYGTGKQRNIMELPVLSIPNFVPKDLGPTITPML
- a CDS encoding M20 family metallopeptidase, with product MHTQRIADMIESKRESFIKVADRIWEFAETRFEEYQSAELLASTLESEGFTVERGVGGIKTAFIGSFGSGSPVVAILGEFDALSGMSQKKGQAKQEAEVPGANGHGCGHNLLGTASLAAAVAVKQYMEENNLTGTVRYYGCPGEEGGSGKTFMARAGLFDDVDFALCWHPMGYNSIMAMNSLANYQVYFKFRGKSSHAAASPHLGRSALDAVELMNVGVNYLREHIIPEARVHYAITNSGGLSPNVVQPYAEVLYLVRAPIVAQVQEIYERVCKIAQGAALMTETEVEIVFDKACSNLVQNETLEQVMYRNFQELGVPVHDEQELQLAKAVRATLSEQELRTSEVQSPGGPDADMVTWLNSYTGELRPLNGSTDVGDVSWITPTAQCTMACFINGSSLHSWQWVTLGATSMAHKGMLHAGKVMASTAIDMLKNPEMIDQAKAELKQRLGNSTYVNPIPEGVMPSVKK
- a CDS encoding amidohydrolase, whose amino-acid sequence is MLDLVSLRRDFHMHPEVGFTEFRTATKVVEILTSLGYEVIYGQEALDGPSRRGLPAQGVLEEAYERALRDGANPAIAEKMRGGYTAVIGVKKGKADGPTVAFRFDMDALPVLESKDADHFPQANGFRSQYEGNMHACAHDGHTTIGLGLAEKLADGDFSGTVKLIFQPAEEGVRGAYSIVQKGIVDDVDYIFCHHLGVNVPLGEVHGGSHGLLATTKLLAHFHGVSSHAGASPEHGKNALLGAATALLNIHAITRFSTAATRVNVGVLEGGTAANIIPAYAKMIVETRSESEEVNAEVEKRVRNIIASAAAMHELDHEIEVIGGAIPINYDDDMADLALGEARHVEGFHSFKKGEYNAMGSEDASFLIKRVQDLGGKGTYMSIGTDIPAPHHHPKFDIQEEILPRTVELLNRIARRLLT
- a CDS encoding AbgT family transporter, with the protein product MSAQPVKTNRHEQHSDGVGLLKWVERVGNKLPNPFMLFLYLIAILMVVTALLSFFHVTAMDPIKNEQLAVKNLLSQEGLQWLLPNIIKNFSSFLPLGSILTLMLGVGLAEKVGLLEAVIRKMSLRVSARYASYLVAFIAFFSHVSSDAAFVIMPPLGALIFLAVGRHPVAGLLAAIAGVGSGFTANMLIVTTDVLLSGISSEISKSVDPNVTVSVLDNWFFMSASVILLSAIIGFITDKFVEPKLGVYKGEKGQKLEDLSDIQKKGLRAAGIAALAFLAVIAVLVVPANGLLRDPKLGTIVPSPFISGIVPVILLFFFTVAITYGIRVGMIKKQNDIPALLTDPIKGMAGFIVMVFPLSQFVAMFNWSNMGSFLALSITDVLEKMNMTGAPVFIGLMFLSAFLCMFIASGSAIWSLLAPVFIPMFMALGFHPAFAQIAFRIADSSVIPFAIVSPFIPLFLGFLQEYKKDAKLGTYYSLILPYPIAIFILWTLMLIVWYFVGLPIGPGVYPHL